The Methanosphaera sp. DNA segment TACTATGTGAGATGATACCCCAGGAGTACTGGATTCCTATTAATGATTTAATGGTACAGTTTGGTCAGAATATCTGCAAACCTATATCACCAAGACATGATATGTGTCCATTTACAGATATTTGTAAATTATATAATTCATAAAATGTGTGAGGAATAAATTTTTCAAATTTTCTTCACATCTTTCTTTTTTTCTATTATTTTTTTTATTTTAAAACTAAAATAACCTCCTTTTAACTCTTTTTAGCAATTAAAGTATATTTTAATAGTTTTTTAATAGTTAATTGTTTTTATAAATATTTTATTTAATTATTTTAATTAAAAGAAACATAAATAATAAATGTTTTAATTAATATTTAAAATAAAAGTTTATATGAAAATTAAAAGAAATACTCTTAAAATAGTTTAATTTAATACTAGATGGAGATAAAAAAAAATTTTCATATACATATAATTAAAATCAATGGTAAAATTATAGAAGATAAAAAAAATTGGGAAAAAATTCTTTTTTTTTATCTAATGAATAATTTCAAACCACACGGGAGTTAAAATATGAGTAAATCTAACGATACATATACAAAGCCTATCGTGTATGTATTAAATCCTTCATGTCAAATTGAAGATCTTGAAATTGGAAGTGACTATGAAGGAGTCATTACTAGAGTGGAAAAATATGGATTTTTTGTAAGTCTAAGTAAAAGTGTATATGGACTTCTAAGAACCCGTAATCCAAAAGAAAAAGTTGGAGACAAGGTTGTTGTAAAAATATCAGAAATCAAGCCACACAAAGGTAAGATGGATGTAGATCTTGGATATTCCAAAACCAAATATGGTAATGACTATGAAACAATTACAGTAAAACGTAACATTAAAAAGACAAAAATTGAAGACTTATCAGAAGATATAATAGGTCGTAACATAGCAATTAATGGTGAAATCATCCAGATTCAACAAACAAGTGGACCTACAATCTTTACAGTACGTGATGAAACAGACATTACATGGGCTGCAGCATTTAATGAGCCTGGTGTAAGAATGTATCCTGAACTTGAAGTAGATGATGTTGTAGAAATTCTAGGTGAAGTATCACTACACAGTGGTAAAATTCAGATAGAATCAGAATCCATTGAAAAACTTGATGATGATGAAGCTGAAGAACTTAGAAAATCTATAGATCTTGCAGTAGATAAGAAATCTGAATCACCAGATACATCTGTAATGATTGAAAGTGAAGTACTAGATAAACTAAGACCAAAACTTGCAAAAGCTGCAAAGGCAATTAGACGTGCAATCTATGATGGAAGATCAATTCTTGTACGCCACCATGCTGATGCTGATGGTATATGTTCTGGTATTGCAGTAGAACAAGCTGTACTTCCATTATTACGCGAAGAAAGTAATGATGCAGATGCAGAATGGCACTTCTTTAAAAGATCACCAAGTAAAGCACCATTTTATGAACTTGAAGATGTTGTAAAAGATTTATCATTTGCACTTGAAGATCAAGAACGTCACGGACAAAAACTACCACTTCTTGTACTACTTGATAATGGTTCAACAGAAGAAGATGTAGCAGCATTAAGACATTCAAAAGTATTTGGAATTGAATCTGTTGTTGTAGATCATCACTATCCTGGTGAAGTTGAAGATGGACGTGCACTTATTGATGATTATGTAGATATACATGTAAATCCATACCTTGTAGGTGGAGATTCACAACTTACAGCAGGAGCACTAGCAGTAGAACTTGCAGGTATGATAAATCCTGATATTCGTGATAAAATCAGACATTTCCCTGCAATAGCAGCAGTTGGTGATCATGCAGAATGTAGTGAAGTTGACCAGTATCTTGAAATTGCAAAAGAAGAAGGTTATTCACGTGATGATTTAGATCGTATAGCAACATGTGTTGACTTTGAAGCATACTTCCTAAGATTTAATAATGGTCGTGGAATTATGAATACTCTACTTGGTCTTGAAGAAAAAGAACGTCAAGAAGAGTTAGTTGACATATTAATGGCAGAATCAGATAAAAGAGTTGACACTCAACTTAAAGCAGCATTCCCTAATGTTGAAACAGTATTCTTTGATAATGGTATTCAACTTAACAGATTAGATGTTGAAAAATATGCTCATAAATTCACATATCCTGCACCTGGTAAAACAACAGGTTATGTACATGATAAGATTGTACAACAAAAAGGTGAAGATCAGCCTATCATGACACTTGCAAATGGTCCTGATTTTGCTGTACTTAGAGCAACAGAAGTTATTAAAAATGATTTTGACTTTAACTTAAACAATGTAATTACAAAAATACAACAAGAACTTCCACAGGCAGGAGCTGATGGTGGAGGACACGAAGTTGCAGGTTCTCTAAAATTTGTTGAAGGTTTAAGAGATGAAGTTCTAGAATTGTTTATTAAAGAGGTTAAAGATCTAAATAGAGATTAATTAATATAATCTCACCTTTAAACATATTTTCCTCTTTTTTTACTTAATCACCTCTTTAATTATTTATTAACTATTTTTAATGATTTATAGCAATTATTTTCAGTTATTATTCGATTTCATAATTTTTTTATATGTTGTTAATAACAACAAAGTATATAAATATTAACATATATATTACTAATAAGCTAGGTCGGGAGGTTAGTGGTCTCTTGTAAGCTCAAATCCTCTATACGGAGCGACCGAAGTATTTGGAGAGGCATATTAAGTAATTTTAAGCCTATTTTTGTAATGTAGAAGTTTCGTCCCCTGGGATTAGTGGTGGTAGGAGTTTAACTGGAGGGTTAAATTCAACTATCTTAACTAATTGAACGGGTCAGGTCTGGAAAGAAGCAGCTCTGTTTTAGACAGCTGATGTTCAGGGATCAGCGGGGTGGAGTTACGAATTTAGATAACTTATCTTTATAAGGTATGTCCATCCATTTACATGCTACTAAAAAAAATGGTAGTATTTTTATTATTAAAACCATAAAATATATATACTAAAATAGATAAACTATTATATACTTGTTTTCAATTGTAAATGTCGAGGTGGCCCAGCCTGGTACGGCGGTGGCCTGCTAAGCCACTGGAGAGATCTCCACCCGGGTTCGAATCCCGGCCTCGGCGCTTAAAAAACTTTTAACTAATTTTTAATTTTAATTTTTATATAAATATTACACTTTAATTTCTTAATAATAAATTTTATTTTCCAAACAATTTTTATGAAAATTTTTTTATTTACAATACTATAAACATAATAATTAGAATAAAATAAAATTTAAAAACTAAAACAATAAAAAAGGGGAGAAATTAAAGTGTCAGATCAAAATACATTTTTACTAAAAGCAAAAGAAGAAATTAAACAAAAAATAGCAGAAGAAACCAAACAACTAGAATTAATAAAAAAAGAACAACAAGAACTTCAAAGAGCAAAACAGGGATATGCAGATTTTTATGAAAACCTAGTACATTTCTTCAAAGAAAGTATGGAAGATTTTGAAGTAACAGAAGATGAACTATCAGATTATTTCAAAGAAAACATTGATGAGGTATACCAGAACTATGTACAAATAAGATCTGATGCAATAGCAGAAATTGATGCATTAAGCCAGTACATCTCCCATATTAAAAAACAATTAGCATCAAATCAGAGAACACTTAAATTCTACAGATCACAATACATAGACAGTGACTTTTTTGATGAATGTATGCCACTAGTTGCATTATATCAAGATAAAATAGATACATACAATGAAAATATAGCTCTTACAGATGATATAATACATAAACTTGGTGAAATATCAGATAAGCTTGTAGGATGGAATTAAAAAAAAGAGTAAAAAAAATAGAAAAAAAGGTGTGTATGGATTATCTATGCTATTTTTGCAAGACGTTCCATTGCAGTTTGTAGGTTTTCATAGCTTTGTGCATAGGATAATCTTATATATCCTTCACCCATTTCTCCAAATGCATTACCATTTACAAGTACAACATCTTCTTTTAATGCTTTTTGTATGAATTCATCAGGATTGTCTTGTTTGAAAAATACATAAAATGCACCATCAGGACGAATACATTCAACACCCATATCATATAATGAATCAACAACAAGATCACGTCTTTTTCTAAACTCACTTGTCATATCAGATACACATTGTTGTGGACCTGTTAATGCTTCTGTTGCTGCAATTTGTGTTGCTGTGTCAATACATGCAACGTTATATTGATGTACTTTAAGTACTTCATCTATTATTTCACTACATGCAGATAAATATCCTACTCTTAGTCCTGTCATTGCATATGCTTTTGAAAATCCATTTATTGTAACTGCATTGTCTGTATATGCTTGGAAGCTGTAGTGTTTTTTATCATATATGATTTTTTCATAGATTTCATCTGATATTATTATAATATCATTTTCATCTGCAAATTCTGCTATTGCTTTTATTTCATCTTTTGGCATTACAGATCCTGTTGGATTTGCTGGTGAGTTGATAATCATTGCTTTTGTATTTTCTGTTACTGTATTTTCTACATCATCAAGTGTTGTGTTAAATCCATTTTCTGCACTTGTTTTTAGTGCTACTGGATTTGCTCCTGCTATTTTTACAACTTCCCTGTATGATAGAAATCCTGGATCTGGTATTAGCACATCATCTTTTGGATCTATGAGTGCATTTACTGTTGAATATAATGCTTCACTTGCACCTACTGTTAGTATTACATTATCTGCTGTTGTGTTGATGTTATTGTCTTTTTTTAGTTTATCTACAATTGTTTCTCTTAGTTTTACTTCTCCTTTGTTTTGTGAATAATGTGTATATCCTTCATCTAGTGCATTTTTTAGTGCATCTATTATGTGTTTTGGTGTGTCAAAGTCTGGTTCTCCAAGTGCAAGATTTATTGCTGTTGGTGATGCTTGTTCAAACATTTTTCTTACTTGTGATAAGTTTATATCAGATACTCTTTGTGCTCCATATTGCATGTTATATTCCTTTCCTTAAAATTTATTATATTCCTTTTTAATAGTTTTTTTTCTTAAAATCAATATAGTATTATATTTGTTTATTTTTACATAAAAATAGATTTATTTTTTCTTCAATTATATATAAAATTATTTTAATGTTAACTTAAAGATATAAATTAAAAACACAAAAAAAGTTTATAAAATTATAAAACTATTATTTTTCAGGTGATATATTGGAGAATGTAGAAGCTAGTAATTCAAATATTGAAATGATACGTGGTGATCCTAAAGTTGCACTTAAAAAGCTTGCCTGGCCATTAATTTTTACACTTGTTCTTAACATGGTTTATAATCTTGTTGATAGAATATGGGTTGCAGGTCTTGGTGCAGGTCCTCTTGCTGCTATTGGTTTTATTTTACCTATCTTTATGATGATTAGTGGTATTGGTAATGGTTTTGGATCTGGTGCAAATTCTGTTATTTCACGATATATTGGTGCAAAAGATAAGGATAATGCATCAAATAGTGCAATTCATTCGATTCTTATTGGTATTGTTATATCAATATTAATTCCACTTTTGCTTTTGCCATTTCTTGGTGATTTACTTGTTATGATGGGTGCAGGTAATGTTTTATCTTATGCATCAGATTATGCAACTATTATTATTTTAGGTTCATTTACATTGGTACTTAATGGTATTCTTTCAAGTCAGCTAAGGGCTGAAGGTGATATTAAGCGTGCATCACGTGCTCTTATAATTACTGGTGTTCTTAATATGGCTATTGATCCTATTTTTATCTATACTTTTAATCTTGGAGTTCGTGGTGCTGCTATTGCAACGATATTATCTGCACTTGTTGCAACAGTTCTTATGTTTTACTGGATTTTAGTTAAAAAAGATACATATGTTAATGTGGAGGGTAGTTATTTTAAGTTTTCACCTACAATTATACGTGAAATTATTTCTGTTGCAATTCCTGGTACTGTTGAGGAAGTTATAATGTCAAGTGTTGCTATTATGATTAATGCTACTCTTGCAGTAATTGCTACAACTGAGGTTATTGCAGCATATACTGCAGCTTGGAGTATTGTTGATATTGCTATGATGATTCCTCTTGGTATTGCTACTGCAGCAATTACTGTTGCAGGTGTTGCATATGGTGCACGTGATATTAGGCGTGTTGATTTTGTGTGTAATTATTCAATAAAGCTTTCAATGATTCTTGTGGTTGTTGTATTTATTGTTATTGAAATTTTTGCACCTCAAATTGCAATGATCTTTTCATATTCATCTCCTGGTGCATTTAATGGATTAGTTTGTGATGTTTTAAGAATTCTTGCATTGTTTATATTAACTGTTCCTGCAGGTATTTGTTGTGCATTTGTATTTCAGGCTATTGGACGTGGTATGATTTCACTTATCTTAACAATTCTTCGTGAGGTTGTATTTGTTCTTATTGCATTATTTATTCTTGTTGATGTGATGCATCTTGGTGCTATTGGTGTTTATCTTTGTATGACTCTTGGTGGTCTTATGGGTGGTATTGTTGCAATTGTAGCATTTAAGTA contains these protein-coding regions:
- a CDS encoding pyridoxal phosphate-dependent aminotransferase encodes the protein MQYGAQRVSDINLSQVRKMFEQASPTAINLALGEPDFDTPKHIIDALKNALDEGYTHYSQNKGEVKLRETIVDKLKKDNNINTTADNVILTVGASEALYSTVNALIDPKDDVLIPDPGFLSYREVVKIAGANPVALKTSAENGFNTTLDDVENTVTENTKAMIINSPANPTGSVMPKDEIKAIAEFADENDIIIISDEIYEKIIYDKKHYSFQAYTDNAVTINGFSKAYAMTGLRVGYLSACSEIIDEVLKVHQYNVACIDTATQIAATEALTGPQQCVSDMTSEFRKRRDLVVDSLYDMGVECIRPDGAFYVFFKQDNPDEFIQKALKEDVVLVNGNAFGEMGEGYIRLSYAQSYENLQTAMERLAKIA
- a CDS encoding OB-fold nucleic acid binding domain-containing protein, with product MSKSNDTYTKPIVYVLNPSCQIEDLEIGSDYEGVITRVEKYGFFVSLSKSVYGLLRTRNPKEKVGDKVVVKISEIKPHKGKMDVDLGYSKTKYGNDYETITVKRNIKKTKIEDLSEDIIGRNIAINGEIIQIQQTSGPTIFTVRDETDITWAAAFNEPGVRMYPELEVDDVVEILGEVSLHSGKIQIESESIEKLDDDEAEELRKSIDLAVDKKSESPDTSVMIESEVLDKLRPKLAKAAKAIRRAIYDGRSILVRHHADADGICSGIAVEQAVLPLLREESNDADAEWHFFKRSPSKAPFYELEDVVKDLSFALEDQERHGQKLPLLVLLDNGSTEEDVAALRHSKVFGIESVVVDHHYPGEVEDGRALIDDYVDIHVNPYLVGGDSQLTAGALAVELAGMINPDIRDKIRHFPAIAAVGDHAECSEVDQYLEIAKEEGYSRDDLDRIATCVDFEAYFLRFNNGRGIMNTLLGLEEKERQEELVDILMAESDKRVDTQLKAAFPNVETVFFDNGIQLNRLDVEKYAHKFTYPAPGKTTGYVHDKIVQQKGEDQPIMTLANGPDFAVLRATEVIKNDFDFNLNNVITKIQQELPQAGADGGGHEVAGSLKFVEGLRDEVLELFIKEVKDLNRD
- a CDS encoding MATE family efflux transporter, with amino-acid sequence MENVEASNSNIEMIRGDPKVALKKLAWPLIFTLVLNMVYNLVDRIWVAGLGAGPLAAIGFILPIFMMISGIGNGFGSGANSVISRYIGAKDKDNASNSAIHSILIGIVISILIPLLLLPFLGDLLVMMGAGNVLSYASDYATIIILGSFTLVLNGILSSQLRAEGDIKRASRALIITGVLNMAIDPIFIYTFNLGVRGAAIATILSALVATVLMFYWILVKKDTYVNVEGSYFKFSPTIIREIISVAIPGTVEEVIMSSVAIMINATLAVIATTEVIAAYTAAWSIVDIAMMIPLGIATAAITVAGVAYGARDIRRVDFVCNYSIKLSMILVVVVFIVIEIFAPQIAMIFSYSSPGAFNGLVCDVLRILALFILTVPAGICCAFVFQAIGRGMISLILTILREVVFVLIALFILVDVMHLGAIGVYLCMTLGGLMGGIVAIVAFKYYIRKIEAFEGASI